In one Streptomyces sp. T12 genomic region, the following are encoded:
- a CDS encoding aspartate ammonia-lyase, protein MTTTADDAEQGYRIEHDSMGEVRVPVHAKWRAQTQRAVENFPISGQRIERAHIEALARIKGAAAQVNARLGVLDKDVAEAIQEAAGEVAEGRWDEHFPVDVFQTGSGTSSNMNTNEVIATLATERLGRDVHPNDHVNASQSSNDVFPSSIHIAATAAVTRDLVPALEHLAGSLERKAEEFADVVKSGRTHLMDATPVTLGQEFGGYAAQVRYGVERLGASLPRLAELPLGGTAVGTGINTPPGFSAAVIEEVARTTGLPLTEARDHFEAQGARDGIVETSGQLRTIAVGLTKIANDLRWMASGPRTGLAEISLPDLQPGSSIMPGKVNPVIPEAVLMVAAQVVGNDATVATAGAAGNFELNVMLPVIAKNVLESIRLLANASRLLADRTVDGIVAHRERALEYAESSPSVVTPLNKYIGYEEAAKVAKKALAERKTIRQVVLDSGYVERGDLTVEQLDEALDVLRMTRP, encoded by the coding sequence ATGACGACGACTGCCGACGACGCCGAGCAGGGCTATCGCATCGAGCACGACTCCATGGGCGAGGTCCGCGTCCCCGTCCACGCCAAGTGGCGGGCCCAGACCCAGCGTGCCGTCGAGAACTTCCCCATCTCCGGGCAGCGCATCGAGCGGGCCCACATCGAGGCCCTCGCCCGGATCAAGGGCGCCGCCGCGCAGGTGAACGCGCGGCTCGGGGTGCTCGACAAGGACGTCGCCGAGGCGATTCAGGAGGCGGCCGGCGAGGTCGCCGAGGGGCGGTGGGACGAGCACTTTCCCGTCGACGTGTTCCAGACCGGGTCCGGCACCTCGTCCAACATGAACACCAACGAGGTCATCGCCACCCTCGCGACCGAGCGGCTCGGGCGGGACGTCCATCCGAACGACCACGTGAACGCGTCCCAGTCGTCCAACGACGTCTTCCCGTCCTCCATCCACATCGCCGCCACCGCGGCCGTCACCCGCGACCTCGTTCCGGCCCTTGAACACCTCGCCGGGTCGCTGGAGCGCAAGGCCGAGGAGTTCGCCGACGTCGTCAAGTCGGGGCGGACCCATCTCATGGACGCCACGCCCGTGACGCTGGGTCAGGAGTTCGGCGGTTACGCCGCCCAAGTGCGGTACGGCGTCGAGCGGCTGGGCGCCTCCCTGCCCCGGCTCGCCGAACTCCCCCTCGGCGGTACGGCCGTCGGCACCGGCATCAACACCCCGCCCGGCTTCTCCGCCGCCGTCATCGAGGAGGTCGCCCGCACCACCGGGCTGCCCCTGACGGAGGCCCGCGACCACTTCGAGGCGCAGGGGGCCCGGGACGGGATCGTGGAGACCAGCGGGCAGCTGCGGACCATCGCGGTCGGGCTGACGAAGATCGCCAACGACCTGCGGTGGATGGCCTCCGGCCCCCGTACTGGGCTCGCCGAGATCAGCCTCCCCGACCTCCAACCCGGCTCCTCGATCATGCCCGGCAAGGTCAATCCGGTCATCCCGGAAGCCGTGCTCATGGTCGCCGCGCAGGTCGTCGGCAACGACGCCACCGTGGCCACCGCGGGCGCCGCGGGCAACTTCGAGCTGAACGTGATGCTGCCGGTCATCGCGAAGAACGTCCTGGAGTCGATCCGGCTGCTCGCCAACGCCTCCCGGCTGCTGGCCGACCGGACCGTCGACGGCATCGTCGCCCACCGCGAACGGGCCCTGGAGTACGCCGAGTCGTCGCCCTCCGTGGTCACACCGCTCAACAAGTACATCGGGTACGAGGAGGCCGCCAAGGTCGCCAAGAAGGCGCTGGCGGAGCGGAAGACGATCCGCCAAGTCGTCCTGGACAGCGGGTATGTGGAGCGCGGCGACCTCACCGTCGAGCAGCTCGACGAGGCCCTCGATGTCCTGCGGATGACACGGCCGTAA